The Canis lupus dingo isolate Sandy chromosome 11, ASM325472v2, whole genome shotgun sequence genome includes a region encoding these proteins:
- the NEUROG1 gene encoding neurogenin-1 yields MPAPLETCLSDLDCASSSSSSSSSDLSGFLTDEEDCARLPTPAPASGTPVPVRRAVPGVPAAPDTPRAQDDEQERRRRRGRARVRSEALLHSLRRSRRVKANDRERNRMHNLNAALDALRSVLPSFPDDTKLTKIETLRFAYNYIWALAETLRLADQGLPGGGARERLLPPQCAPCLPGPPSPSSDAESWGSGAAASPCATAASPLSDPSSPAASEDFAYGPGDPLFSFPGLPKDLLHTTPCFIPYH; encoded by the coding sequence ATGCCAGCCCCCCTGGAGACCTGCCTCTCGGACCTCGACTgcgccagcagcagcagcagcagcagcagcagcgaccTATCCGGCTTCCTCACCGACGAGGAGGACTGTGCCCGGCTCCCAACACCAGCTCCTGCCTCGGGGACGCCCGTGCCAGTCCGCAGGGCCGTGCCCGGGGTTCCTGCAGCGCCCGATACTCCCCGGGCGCAGGACGACGAGCaggagcggcggcggcgccggGGCCGAGCGCGTGTGCGCTCCGAGGCGCTGCTGCATTCGCTGCGCAGGAGCCGGCGCGTCAAGGCCAATGACCGCGAGCGCAACCGCATGCACAACTTGAACGCGGCGCTGGATGCGCTGCGCAGCGTGCTGCCCTCCTTCCCCGACGACACCAAGCTCACCAAGATCGAGACGCTGCGCTTCGCCTATAACTACATCTGGGCTCTGGCGGAGACTCTGCGCCTCGCCGACCAGGGACTGCCCGGGGGCGGTGCCCGGGAGCGCCTCCTGCCGCCGCAGTGCGCCCCCTGCCTGCCGGGGCCCCCGAGCCCTTCCAGCGACGCCGAGTCCTGGGGCTCCGGTGCCGCCGCCTCCCCTTGCGCCACCGCCGCCTCGCCCCTGTCTGACCCCAGTAGCCCCGCCGCCTCGGAAGATTTCGCCTACGGCCCCGGCGacccccttttctccttccccgGCCTGCCCAAAGACTTGCTCCACACGACGCCCTGTTTCATCCCGTACCACTAG